CCGCCACCTCCTGCCCCCGCGACTCGAAGCGGTAGCGGTTGAGCACGCTCGCCACCTTCACCGTGGCGGCCGGCTTGATCACCACCTCCAGGTTCTGCGCCACCAGCGAGCCCAGGCCCTCCATCTCGATACCGAACACCCCGGCCGCGTCCTCGGGCGACTGGATGTAATAGAAGTGCCCCTCGCCGGCGTTGGCCATGCCGATGAGCAGGTCCTCGTTGAAGTTGGCGCCAAAGCCCAAAGTCGTGGTGATGATGCCCGCGTTGGACTTCTCGCGCGCCATGTTCGTGAGCTGGCCTGGATCCCGCACGCCCGCGTTGGCCTGCCCATCCGTGAGCAGCAGCACGCGGTTGATGCGCTCGTCGGATTTCTGGCTGCTCACGTGCTCCACGCCCTTGAGCCAGCCGCCGCTCAGGTTGGTGCACCCGCCCGCGCGCACCTGGGAGAGCACCTTGCCGATGGCCGCCTTGTCCGTGACCTTGGTGGGGGCGAGCACCGTGGCCACCGCGTCGTCATAGGTGACGATGGACAGCGAGTCCTCGGGGCCCATGCGCTCCACCAGCTCGCGCGAGGCCTGGAGCGCGTGCTTGAGCGGCGCCCCCGCCATGGAGCCCGAGCGGTCGATGACCACGCTCAGGTTGAGCGAGCGCCGCGTGGCCGCCGCGGCGTCCTCCGCCGAGAACGTCACCAGCAGATCGATCTTGGAGGCAGCTCCCTGCGGGAGCACGGGGTGGCTGAGGGTATAGGAAGCCTTCACGGACGGTCCTTTCGTTGAAGCGTGAACGGGGACAGCCTATGCCAGCCCTCTGTCAGACGTCATGACGCATCCATCCGCCCCAGCACGTCGGATGAGAATGGTATGGCTGGGCCCGCCCGACGGGTGGCTGATGGATGGGCGGATGCGCCTCACCTCACGGGAGGAGCCCGGGGTGACGACGAGGCCCGAGCGCATGGTGAAGTCACCGAAGCCTTCTCCCGGCCGCCTGTCCTCCGCGTACGCGACAAACACGGAATAGGGACTCTCCGCCTGGAACATCCTCAACGGCCAGTCCATCCCCCTCCCCCGCGTGCACTCCGCTGGGCCAGTGGTGGGCGCCCGCGGCGGTGCGCCGCGGGCGCGGGGGCCTGCTCGGTGATGGGGTCAGGAACAGTTGCCCATGTCGGATGGCGTCAGACTGACCTCGAGCGGTCCGTCGCCGCCGCCCATCCAGCCGTTGTAGGGGAAGCAGTACTGGGTGTTGCTGGGATCGGTGACCCTGACCCATTGCAGGTACCAGCCACTGGCCGTTCCGGTGTCGTCCATCTGGATGTTGATGCTCTGGAGCTTCCCGGCGTTGTCGACTTGCAGGGTGAACGCGTCGAGGTTGCCTTGCTCGAAGTTGTTCTCGACGGGCGTGTCCAGTTCGTAGGGACCACTGGTACCGTCACTGCCGTGAAAGGTGATGAATACGTTGGCGTTTGTGCCGCCATTGTGGACATCACCCGTTTTGACTTGAACCTGGTAGTCTGCCATTTGCTCCCCCTCATTGCGCACGTGCCACTCATTGGTATCGAGTGGTGGCGTTCCGTGTAGGTTATCGGCCTCAATTGTTGTGGTCAATGTCTAATTGAGCGAGGGGTTTTGCCGCCGTTGCCCGGACCCCGTTGCAGCACTCATGCCGCCCACGTGCACGCCGTGCCCAATTGAGTAGGTCTTTGTCAAACTCAAGATGTATAGTAGTGAATGCTATCTCTTGAGCATGAGGCAATGCCTTTATCGAACCTGATACAGTCGCTCAAAGGTTCATGGTGGTTCCTGCAAGGTCGGCGGGGGGGAGTCATGGCCGGCGGCGATGAACGATGGACGGAGAGCGGTCCTGGATGAACATGCTGCGACCACCTGCTTCGGAGCCGCCGAATAAACAGGCGGCTCCGTCTTCGGAGCACATGCGCAAGACGGACGTGTGGCTGGTCCCCGAGCGCCGCGTCCACCACATGGCGGATCTGGAGGAGGCGCGCGCCGTCTTCAGTGGCATCTACTCGGAGTCGAAGCTGGAGCCTTCACGGGGACTTGCCTTCTCGTGCGAGCTGAAGGTCATCACCTGCGGGTCGATTCATTTCGTCCACGGGATCTGGCCCACCGGCGGCCGGTGCACGATTCCTCGGGTCCTCGGGCGCTACCTCATCACGGGCGCATTGCACGGCAAGGCCCACGGGCTCCACGCGAACGAGCCCTACGAGCTGGAGCCCGAGCGGCGCAGCGCGGTACTCTCGCCGGAGCGCCCCGTCACGCTGGAGTGCCCGCCGGCCTACCAGGGTCGCTCCGTGGCGCTCGAGCGCGCCACACTCGAGTCCCATTTCACGGCGCTCACGGGCCGGGAGCTCCGCGGGCCGCTCGTGTTCGACGTCGCGCTGGATCTCACGTCGGTCGCCGGGGTCGGTCCGATCCTGAAGTTGTTCGCGGAG
Above is a window of Cystobacter fuscus DNA encoding:
- a CDS encoding AraC family transcriptional regulator, translated to MRKTDVWLVPERRVHHMADLEEARAVFSGIYSESKLEPSRGLAFSCELKVITCGSIHFVHGIWPTGGRCTIPRVLGRYLITGALHGKAHGLHANEPYELEPERRSAVLSPERPVTLECPPAYQGRSVALERATLESHFTALTGRELRGPLVFDVALDLTSVAGVGPILKLFAEGLELPSISSFLVASLRDALLTALLTGTRHSASSLLEAPPRRAAPASVRRAEEFIEAHAGEPISLADIVAAVGVPERSLRAAFIAARGMPPGAFLRRRRFEIARQRLLAGAPGTTVAGVVASLGFVSGGRFSVEYKKLFDESPSDTLAASRGPAGPTTKRSPSAR
- a CDS encoding PLAT/LH2 domain-containing protein gives rise to the protein MADYQVQVKTGDVHNGGTNANVFITFHGSDGTSGPYELDTPVENNFEQGNLDAFTLQVDNAGKLQSINIQMDDTGTASGWYLQWVRVTDPSNTQYCFPYNGWMGGGDGPLEVSLTPSDMGNCS